Proteins from one Podospora pseudoanserina strain CBS 124.78 chromosome 1, whole genome shotgun sequence genomic window:
- a CDS encoding hypothetical protein (COG:S; EggNog:ENOG503PB8H): MTSANSTSATTILCTCKQTRFHISDRPNYRELDISGLNITIVPGASSPSSTTTKKGKGKAGAEGTEILSNADLKLKAGARYALVGRNGAGKSTLLRAISEKLIPGIPEEVRVGILQQTGIPDDADDDEWKDGGPETGGQTVLEQVVDRATAKGEVERDIKQLTKGVNDPDPYGTLRAVRKLKYERMQKKLFVLDKDASLRSGARGLQARKALVEFEKEVEKAEKMNDQPEEEISAEILQAEIQEAADMLVELELQVEPTRLADIESQAKKILTGLGFTDAYMARPANTLSGGWQMRSNLAVALLQETDILILDEPTNFLDLLGIIWLQKYLEGLEDIHPTPPTLILVSHDRDFTSTVCTDLMILKDRGLAYFHGDLPTYEAAQAERKLYLTKMKDAQDKQKAHIQDSIQKNMAAGRKNDDQNKLRQAKSRQKKLDDRWGMQVNAKGHKFKLNRDMAGYHESAREAIDIPKDDKSVSISLPLPPDLRFPGPLISLENVSFRYKIKGRPAHLVVPTLQDITLSVSMGDRIGIVGLNGAGKSTLIRLLVSDPTSSTSGSMSGAIQKHPRLKLGYYSQHAVTSLLSLGRATPSLTALSLLMSETAGVMEEPDVRGLLGSLGLPGRLASNVPLTKLSGGQLVRCELARLLWSHPHCLVLDEPTTHLDYETVTALREALRYWPGAVVLVSHDRWFVKGAVENLKDEDVDSDGEANDGEEDEEEQKRRRLVYKLVAGKEGGKMTLLDKGGVSQFEEGVEKKVRKMMAT, encoded by the exons ATGACGTCCGCCAACTCCACTTCCGCAACCACTATTCTTTGCACATGCAAACAAACCCGCTTTCACATCTCTGATCGTCCCAACTACCGCGAG CTTGACATCTCAggcctcaacatcaccatcgtgCCCGGtgcctcttccccctcgtcAACAACTACAAAGAAAGGGAAGGGTAAGGCTGGAGCAGAGGGTACCGAGATCCTGAGCAATGCCGACCTAAAGCTCAAGGCGGGCGCACGATACGCTCTTGTCGGCCGCAACGGGGCTGGCAAATCCACTTTGCTGAGGGCCATCAGCGAGAAGCTTATCCCCGGAATACCGGAGGAGGTCAGAGTGGGAATACTCCAACAGACTGGTATACCTGACGACGCAGACGACGATGAGTGGAAGGACGGAGGGCCCGAAACAGGAGGGCAGACAGTACTGGAGCAGGTGGTAGACCGAGCTACTGCCAagggtgaggtggagagggacaTCAAACAATTGACTAAAGGAGTCAACGATCCTGACCCATATGGGACTCTGAGGGCTGTGCGGAAGTTGAAGTACGAGAGAATGCAAAAGAAGCTGTTTGTCTTGGACAAGGACGCCAGTCTAAGGAGCGGAGCGAGGGGGTTACAGGCCAGAAAGGCGTTGGTGGAatttgagaaggaggttgaaaAAGCTGAAAAGAT GAATGATCAGCCAGAGGAGGAAATCTCGGCCGAGATACTGCAAGCAGAGATCCAAGAGGCGGCAGATATGCTTGTGGAGCTGGAACTACAAGTCGAACCAACTCGGTTGGCTGACATTGAGTCCCAGGCAAAGAAAATCTTGACCGGCCTAGGGTTTACGGATGCTTATATGGCCAGGCCCGCAAACACCCTCTCAGGAGGATGGCAGATGCGGAGTAACCTTGCCGTGGCTCTGCTTCAGGAGACAGACATCCTGATTCTGGACGAGCCGACCAATTTTCTCGACCTTCTCGGTATCATCTGGCTTCAGAAGTACctggaggggctggaggatATTCACCCTACACCTCCCACTCTAATCTTGGTGTCCCACGATCGCGACTTCACCTCCACGGTGTGCACTGATCTGATGATACTCAAAGACAGGGGCCTCGCCTACTTCCACGGCGACCTGCCAACCTACGAGGCTGCCCAGGCCGAGCGGAAGCTCTACCTCACCAAGATGAAAGACGCCCAAGACAAGCAGAAAGCCCATATTCAAGACTCCATCCAAAAGAATATGGCTGCGGGCCGGAAGAACGACGACCAGAACAAGCTCCGCCAGGCCAAGTCCCGTCAAAAGAAGCTCGACGACCGTTGGGGCATGCAAGTTAACGCAAAGGGCCACAAATTCAAGCTCAACCGTGACATGGCTGGCTATCACGAATCGGCAAGAGAGGCAATTGACATCCCTAAAGATGACAAGTCTGTGTCTATCTCTTTGCCTCTTCCGCCAGACCTCCGCTTCCCCGGCCCGTTGATATCACTTGAGAATGTCAGCTTCCGCTACAAGATCAAAGGCAGGCCGGCTCACCTGGTTGTACCGACGCTCCAAGACATCACCCTGTCTGTCTCCATGGGCGACCGCATTGGCATTGTCGGTCTCAACGGTGCTGGCAAGTCGACACTCATCCGGCTACTAGTCTCGGATCCTACCTCGTCGACTTCTGGATCGATGTCCGGTGCAATTCAGAAACACCCGCGGCTCAAGCTAGGGTATTATTCCCAGCATGCAGTCACCAGCCTGCTATCTCTTGGCCGGGCAACACCATCTCTCACCGCTCTATCTCTTTTAATGTCCGAAACTGCTGGAGTGATGGAAGAACCAGACGTGCGGGGACTGCTAGGATCTCTCGGTCTCCCAGGCCGTCTGGCATCTAATGTGCCGCTGACAAAACTTTCCGGTGGCCAGCTCGTCCGTTGCGAATTGGCCAGGTTGCTCTGGAGTCACCCACACTGCCTGGTGCTGGATGAACCGACTACTCATCTTGACTACGAAACTGTCACGGCCCTGCGGGAAGCACTGAGATACTGGCCCGGCGCCGTTGTCTTGGTGTCCCACGACCGTTGGTTCGTCAAGGGTGCTGTGGAGAATctgaaggatgaggatgtggaCAGTGATGGTGAAGCCAACGATGgtgaggaagacgaggaggagcaaaaaaGGAGGAGACTGGTGTATAAGCTCGTTGctgggaaggaagggggcAAGATGACGTTGCTTGATAAGGGTGGTGTCAGCCAGTTTGAAGAGGGagtggagaagaaggtgaggaagatgatggccacCTAG
- a CDS encoding hypothetical protein (EggNog:ENOG503P558) — protein MLAKSITALAALAFAVNVAAEQPYKPQLVKMSTRSLFSIGRRQDAPGYQPEQAVCGEGNTCEEACGAGYTTCASTDNQVHCFNAQAAQTCCPDQSGNSCDAGYYCTADKAGETWCCPNSMDLEACAAAFEVTGGLVSQTPPPATSTSTTSSEVISTAPPTTTSTSASSSIVFGGKNSTSAAITITSSGLASASASATGGASNSTVSLGTSPSPSAPAPSVSNIAEGAAGTFAAPVSALLLIAGVVALL, from the exons ATGCTCGCCAAATCCATCACCGCTCTGGCGGCTCTCGCCTTCGCCGTCAATGTCGCTGCCGAGCAACCCTACAAGCCTCAGCTCGTGAAGATGTCGACCCGCTCCCTGTTCTCCATCGGTCGCCGTCAAGATGCCCCCGGGTACCAGCCAGAGCAGGCCGTGTGTGGAGAGGGAAACACTTGCGAGGAGGCTTGCGGTGCCGGCTACACAACTTGCGCTTCCACCGACAACCAGGTGCACTGCTTCAACGCTCAAGCGGCTCAGACGTGCTGCCCCGATCAGTCTGGCA ACTCCTGCGACGCTGGCTACTACTGCACAGCCGACAAGGCCGGTGAGACGTGGTGCTGCCCCAACTCTATGGACCTTGAGGCCTGCGCTGCTGCATTCGAGGTGACTGGTGGTCTCGTCTCTcagacccctcctcctgccacTTCGACCTCTACCACCAGCTCCGAGGTCATTTCCACCGCTCCTCCCACAACTACCAGTACCAGCGCCAGCAGCTCGATCGTCTTTGGTGGTAAGAACTCTACTTCGgctgccatcaccatcaccagctctGGTCTTGCCTCGGCTTCCGCCTCTGCTACCGGTGGCGCGTCTAACAGCACCGTCTCCCTTGgcacctctccctcgccctccgcaCCTGCTCCTTCCGTCTCCAACATCGCTGAGGGTGCCGCTGGTACCTTCGCCGCTCCCGTCAGCGCCCTACTCCTCATTGCCGGTGTTGTCGCTCTTCTCTAA